The following is a genomic window from Bactrocera tryoni isolate S06 chromosome 2, CSIRO_BtryS06_freeze2, whole genome shotgun sequence.
AGTTATTATGGAATATGGAAAAATGATTCCCTCTTTCCATAGAGCACACCAAACAACGACTTTTTGAGTTATTAATGCACCCACTCTTTAATAATCTGCTCCACAGCAGCTAAAGCATCTTCGGGGTGCCCTGTATGGCAACTCTGAGAATGTGTAGCGCGTGGTGCTTCGAACGAAATGAGCCATTATTTTGATATTCAATTTATATGAATTGTAAAAATTGTTCCGTAGAAAGTGTGTTCATTATGAAACGGCAAACCAAACTAAGTATAAATCAAGTTTGAGTTGTCAAAAAGACCAACTCTGCAAAAGGTATAGCCTCACTGAAAACTACACTGCTAAAAACAATAGTTAAATACTTTGTAGGGTCTCCGGCGTGCCTTCTGGGCGTTCCAAACTTCGTGCCAAAATCAATATTACTTGATCGGGGTGTGCGGAATGCATTACATGTACGGATTCGATCAATATTTTTATCTGCTTTTGCAAATCTGTTAGAAAAAGTCTACCAGTTTTTGGATGAATTTAAAAAGCAGAATCTCAAGAACCACAAAAAACGATTTCTTTCCACTTTTGGATTAACTTAAAAGTCAAAAACTCAGAAATAACAAAAATCGTTTTCATTTATTATCATTACtcgaatttattatttcattggATAATTCAACGAATAAGTGGCTTTCGCAATTGAttcaatcaaaatatatttgaaagctttcaaagtGCAAATTCATTTCGCCAACCAGCAATTCAAGACATGTTTACCTTTCATTCCCCTTTATGATGAACCACTGCATTCATGGCTTACAAAGTGGTAAAAAATTTAGCGGTACTTGCGGCACGGCAATAAAAAGTAcgaaaaagtatgaaaaatctTCGATGGCTCAATTACGATGGGCATCCAACGGTGCATCATTTAAGTGTCTACACACCGCTGAACAGCAAATTTGTGTTGGCAATCAGTCGATTCATCTGCCGAATGCTGAGCAAACAGTTGACTAAAGGGGCGTGCGCACCGGCAACGCGCATTTGCGAACGGATTATGCTAACTGAGCTGTCATATTATGGGATTATATTTTCCGGCAAGCTGTCTTCGTTTTCGTTTGTTCAGTTTGTTCAGCTCAATTGATTTATTGTCTGCTATTCTTTGCATCTGTCTATCAATTGCCTTGCTCCACCCCGACCACCACCACCGGCATGTAGAACCGACATCGGGGCGAAATTGTATTATTCATCGTTTCGGGGCGGCATAAgtgagtgtgtgtatatgtatatatgtgtgcggTGAGCGCCTCAACGATTTCTCGTGCATTTACGGAACGCTACAATTGCACAACTGGGAATTGTAAATTCATCGCGCTGAAAGCACTGGAAGGAAAACAAAAAGGAATAGTTGGCAATAACAGCGATCAACGCTCTGGCAATTCGGTGAATTTGCTGTTGCGCCACTGCACAATGAAATGTCGAATGCGAATGgtaaagtgtgtgtgtatgtgtaaatgtaCTTGTACACCAGTAAGTATGAAGGTGGATGAGAATGGGAATGGAAACGAATTAGCTTTGTTTGCACAGGTATTATCACATTTTTTAACTGCTGCCGCGTCTCCTCCGCCACCACGGCCATTATGGGCGATGAAGCAGCATAAAGCGCAATTTCGGTTATATACAGGTGAGCTCAAACCACGCGCATACCCATATATAGGGACATGCAGTCACAAACCACTGCTGTTGCAGCAAAACTTTCTCGGCTTCACAATCGAATTAATGCTGCAAAATTGCATTATGGCACTGCAGCGTTGGCGCCCGCAGCAAAATGAATGCAACGGCAAATGGCTATGGAGCGTATAATAGCATTTTGATCATCTTAGTAGAACACTAGGCTACACAATGTTGTTGTAAAGCGCACACattttttggcttaaaattatGAGAAGGCAGGTTCAGTGTCTCATAAGCGGCTTATATACTAACGTTTACACCAGGAAGGCCCAACAAGAGTCAAGCAAGCTCGAAACTGCagaaattttccagattttttttttagtaataggAATATATTCGTATGATTAtgttgtttatatattatatatacatatatatatatatggtatatacatatatgtatgtgtgtcactAGCTGACTCAGCAAATGATGCTCTGCCATATGTTATTTTTGGGAAATATCTtgttttttgggatttttttttaacagaacTGAAAAGTACAACAAGTGTTGTATACCCGGAGGCACGAAATATACCCTTTcgattcaatatttttcatcgTATTCAACataaattattgttatatttataataaaacgGATTCtatataaaactgaattttatacaaaaaaacataGCATTATTCACATAAGAGTTACtccaaaaacatatacatatgtttatacaaataaaaattactatctcattaatattatttctttgctcCTTCTTCTATTCTCCAACCATACATACGAGTGTGCTTAAtgccatatacatacttacctcaagttaaattaaattgccATTTTTTCACACATTCTTTGTATTTCTGATTTATTGTGAGTATTTGCCTTTTGTTTCCTACGCTTTCCTTCGGCAATTcatcaaaacataaaaatttgattGTAGACACATAATTGTTTCCTGCTTTATTGGAACGCTCGCCGCTGCCTACAACTGCTGTCTCTTTCTGCTTGAATTGTTATCCCTTATATGTTCATATTTCCTTTCCCTTGCTTGGATACTAATGTATGTAATGCAGAGAATGCTTCGGTTTAAGCACATAGATATGTGTATTTACtgtcattatttttctttatgccTCTTCCTTATATTCTTCAAGTGTAGTATCTTCTTCGtcattaatttgattttaatgtgGCACTGCATAATTCCCTCAGGGTAATTTTACATTGAATTTAGCAAAGCGAATTGTCGTCGTGCACTTTTTgtatgaattgtttttgttactcatacgcactgttgTCTTTGCAGACAGGTTTATTAAATGATTGTGTAATTCTTCttgtaaagtaaatatttaggCATTTGCCATGATTAAATAATAGAATAAGGTAATTAAGTGTATCTTATTTGATTAAGTAACAAACACACGCCGTATTTAAACAAAGCTTTGACGGCTTTTACGATTTGTAGGTACTGTCAGTGTATACGTGAAATAGACCCTTGTTTtaagagatatcgatctgaaattttgcattctTCCCCTTTCAAGGAGCTTCCCATTTGTCGGAATAACTGATATtggatgactatagcatatagctgtcatacaaactgaacgatgttagtcaagtgcttgtatggaaaattttctaatttgttgagatattttcacgaaattcgacataGAGTGATCTCAAAGGCAGCGCTAtaatctttgaaatattttcttaggtcggactactatatcgtatagctgccatacaaactggtcgttcaaaatcaagtccttataaagaaaacttatttatttgttcaaGCTAGCGCTTTAATCTCCAAGCAAAGTGTTCTAATTTAatcactattgcatatagctatcatataaattggtctatcaaaatcaaaaaaaaaattttgtatacccttttatgctatatcTGTAAGAGATGCAACTGTGAAGCATATTATGGCTTTGACGAagccaaattttaaattttttcttgttatgtaTTTAAGTGCTAAAAGCAAGTTACTCTTGCTCGCCGATatcataataatatatgtactgcATTCCACAACGTtttcaaatgtataaaaatatgtgtgtatatacatatgtgtatatgtacccatatacatatagaaCACTTAGTACTTGAAATTTATTACATCAAATTGCGCTTTCAAGCCGCCACGTACTCAAAACCACACTTTTATGTGcacaaaatgtaaaagaaaactttttggtTTGATCCAAAGTTGACAACTTAAATGCGGTTAAGCAAATTACAACAACTAATCAAAGTAATTACTTGCCCATTATGTATAATCCACCGTATTTCAGCAAACGCTCTAGACGTCAAGAGAGACACGAAATTAGAAAAGTGAACAAATTATACTGGGGCATGCCTGGACTCAGGAATTTCGGTTTCAACTTAAACAAAAGTCTGTTGAACAAGTACACCAAGTGCACACAGTTACACAACTactacaataataaatatattagtatattGCATGCCTTACCACAGCTGTGCTGGTCGAGATATTTCCCAGCACTTTGCTTAAGAATCCACTTAAAAGACTACCGACTAGCCAAACAACCGAAAACAATACCAGCAGCACTTTCAATGCTTTTACTTGTCGGAACGTTGCGTTCAGCTCTGCATATCTTCTTCTACACGCCATGTACAGTCCAAAAACTTACAGATAACCACCCACACCTCAACCGGCAAAGGGGTAGCCGCTGACTCGTCGCGCTGTCATGCCTTGTCATTCCTGTCAATTTAATTTCAGGTGAGCTTTTATTCACTCATCTAAGGTAGCGGCTTCTGtataacaataacagcaacaacaactacaatagcACGTAACGTAGCACCCTTCTTCCACTGATAGCCACAGACAATTTGAACCAGCTGAATGCGGCCGGTTGGTCCTTTGTACGTGGCTGGCTGAGCAGCGCCacgaaaattcacattttgGTGCAGTTCGTcgcttttgtttgtgtttttggaCATTTCGGTTTGCTTGGCGCTTTGCATCCAATGCTGCCGTTAAATTATGTGTAATAATAGGATTTTGTAATTGACTAACCGTGCAATATTCACATTCTGTTGGCGCATAACTTTTCCTGCGGTGACTAACttccaattaaaattaaatgcagCGTATTTTTGAGCAATAAAACTGCAATTTCCCCGATCGTAGCTGCGCTTGTACgagagtatgtatgtgtactttgcTTATCAACACTTGGAGGTGAATATGAGCTGAGGCATTGGTAGCGGGGTATTAATGACTTTAATAATGGGAAAGTGTTAAAAAtagaaactttttgaaaaaccacatcaaaccacTGAGACGTGTGACTAATTGTTTGCACCTACGAGTATGAAAATCATCTCAGAAGTAGTTAGTCTCTGATTAACGCTCTAAAAGTCATACACTAATGGGCGATATTGATAAACCAAGCGGTAAATGTCAGTGAGACAGATGTATAACTATTTACAAAGAGATAGAAGATCCCGTTAAGAAAACTCCCTATGCTCAACTAGGTGGAGTTAACTAACAAGGATAATACCAAGTCCGTGGAAACAATTTTGGACAGCAAACTCATGTGGAAACGCAAAGTGGAGCAGAGAGCGAAAAGCGAGCTTTCGGTCAGGGCAATTACCTAATGTGTTAAACATGGCAGTTGagtgatatacttgtatgtacattcaCATGTACACACCTTCCGCAGTGCGATGAAGATTCCAAATTACAGTCAGTGTACTTTTTGGTGCCTCTCTCATTTTCGTCAACATTTTGGAGCTAAATTTCCAAATctcatttgtgtttttgtgaaCAAAGTTGAATCCATAGCTTCTCAATTGAGTTAAAGTCACATCACATCACGGGGTGGGAGTCACCTAAGTACTAGCCAGGCACCGTACCTGCTTTTCTTATCACcagccaggcacggtgcctgctttacttatatagatcCAGCTGGCATCCAGCTGCTCTTGAAGTCACCTCGCGACTTTCCAATCACCTCACTTCGCGGGGTGAGCGTCACCTAAGTACTGGCCAGGCACGgggcctgctttacttatatagaggCAGCTGGCATCCAGCTGCTCTTGAAGTCACCTCGTGACTTTCCAATCACTCCAATTCGCGGGGTGAGTGTCATCTAAGCACAGGCCAGGCACGAagcctgcttttcttatatagagctagcGGCAGCCAGTCCAATCACTTCACTTCGCGGGGTGAGCGTCACTTAAGCACTGACCAGGCACGGAGCCTGCTTTTCTTAAATAGAGCCAGCAGCAGCCAGCTGTTCTTGAAGTCACCTCGTGACTCTCCAATCACTTCACTTGGCGGGGTGagcgtcacctaagcactgaccaggcacggtgcctgcttttcttaaATCGAGCCAGCGGCAGCCAGCTGTTCTTGAAGTCACCTCGTGACTTTCCAATCACTTCCCTTGGCGGGGTGAGCGTCACCTAAGCACtcgccaggcacggtgcctgctttacttatatagagccagcggCAGCCAGCTGTTCTTGAAGTCACCTCGTGACTTTCCAATCACTCCAATTCGCGGGGTGAGCGtcatctaagcactggccaggcacgatgcctgcttttcttatatagagctagcGGCCGCCAATCCAATCACTTCACTTGGCGGGGTGagcgtcacctaagcactggccaggcacggtgcctgcttttattatatgtatagaGCCAGCTGCTCTTCAAATCACCTCGAGACTTTCCAATCACTTCACTTCGCCGGGTGAGTGtcatctaagcactggccaggcacgatgcctgcttttcttatatagagctagcGGCAGCCAATCCAATCACTTCACTTGGCGGGGTGAGCGtcatctaagcactggccaggcacgatgcctgcttttcttatatagagccagcggCAGCCAGCGGCAGTGAGCTGTTCTTGAAGTCACCTCGTGACTTTCCAATCACTTCACTTGGCGGGGCGAGCGTCACCTAAGCACtcgccaggcacggtgcctgcttttaTTATATAGAGCTAGCGGCAGCCAATCCAATCACTTCACTTGGCGGGGTGAGCGTCACCTAAGCCCTGGCctggcacggtgcctgcttttcttatatagagccagcggCAGCCAGCTATTCTTGAAGTCACCTCGTGACTTTCCAATCACTTCACTTGGCGGGGTGagcgtcacctaagcactggccaggcacggtgcctgctttacttataaaGAGGTAGCTGGCATCCAGCTGCTCTTGAAGTCACCTCGTGACTTTCCAATCACTCCAATTCGCGGGGTGAGCGtcatctaagcactggccaggcacggtgcctgctttacttTTATAGAGCCAGGTGGCATCCAATTGCTCTTGAAGTCACCTCGTGACTTTGAAATCAcataacataacctaacctgACCGATTCTTGAAACTGATTTATATATGAGTTTATTCAAAGAAGTTTCAATAAGATTTTTACGCACCTACTGCATATTTACAAAGCCTTAAAATAATTCTGTATGTTTAGGATATCAAAGATTCTATCTTCCGGAAGGTATACTGTGCTCTGTCACATATCCAGTTTAGTCTGAGTAGTGTTCTGGGATAAATAGGAAACAGTTTAAATAGCTTTTCAAAAACAGACCAACTTGTCTGCAATTTGTAGACATATCTACATTTAAATTTCAGCTCTAATTATATGAGATTTATGTAATTGgaattgttatttatatatttatttataatatttgtctttGATATTTGCTGCAATAAGATTAACCGTCTAGTAAACCATGGCATTAGCACCTGCACTCATTAATTTTGGTCCACACGTATTGCTTTGCACAACGGTCTACAGTGTAGACTATACATGttcctacatatatacatacatatgtatacatattcatacaccttcatgctccaaatacaataaATGAAGGCGAAATGGCATTCATTTGTAATGAGACAACACTAATCTGATATTTAAGTTAAAGGGCGTGATGTGTTTTGCGTCGTCTAAGTGCGAGTTTACAACTGCTTGCATTAACACCTTTCACCTGAAAGCCGGCCtagccacacatacatacatacacacatgcacacacatcaACCCAGCTGTGAAAGGAATTCTTAGCAAATTATGTTAGGAGTGATATGAAATGATAGCAGAACTAGTTAGACGTACGTAGCGTACTAGTTGTGTGCAGAGTGAGcaaagtttacaacagcgcgccagtcgttctttgttttcgctgtttggcgccaatttaATTCCAAGTGTATCCAGGTccctctccacctggtctttccaacatagatcttcctcttcttctgcttcccacggcgagtactgcgtcgaatactctcagggCTTGAGTGTTTCTTACATgcggacgatatgacctagccagcatagccgctgccTCTTACACCTCATCGCccatattcgccgttgccaatgcacaaagaaCCTCTCTTGAAACACACCGACTCctcagatgttgccatcgtccatgcttctgcaccatatagcaggaaggtgaagatgagtgacttatagagtttgatctttgttcctcgaaagaggactttacttcttaatttcctactcagtccgaagtagcaccttttggcaacagttattctgcgttcgatctcgaggctgacattgttgttggtgtttatacttgctccaagatagacgaaattacctaCGAATTCGAAGTCAtgacaacagtgacgtgggagccaagtcgcgactgTTTTTTGATGGCAGGCGATGTTTCGTATTACCCTTGtacactaccagacccattaaCTTCGCTTTCTTATgcagtctggagaaaacagaactaacagctgtacacttttatagaagattataccttctctattcagcttactcgatagggagtcgccttgtctgaaacctcgtttgatatcgaacggctcggacaggtccttcccgatcctgacggagtttttggtaCTGCTCAACTTCAGTTTAAAaggccgtattagttttgtggggatataTGAGTCTTATACTAGtccaaaatacaacaaaaaacgaTTTGCCTTCTGACCTAAGAAAAactaatttaagtaaaaaagagaaaagtaaGAAATAAACGAGGAGTAAATGACCAATAAAACACAGTACAAGTGTCCACAGACAGATAATGAAATGCACTCTTATACTATCAATTCGCACAACAGATTATACACTTGGTTAAatacaaaagtatgtatgtatgtatgcagtagTAGCCTCAATAAGAATGTGCTGTCGTTATAAGTAACATTGGATTAAGTGGAAAAAATGGGATAACTCACTGATGTATGTACATCGTTACACAAAAATAGGTGAGCCACCCCGCCCAAGCATTGAATCGGCTGGCGTAACACGTGCACACTCAAAGGTGTCAAACCTTTTTGTCAAGTACCTAGGTATTAGGGAATCATAAATCAGTTGTTTGTTATGATAAAGGCTGTTGGGTTTGAGACAAATGAGGAATATAACCTCATATTTTCGAGCGTTGCATGTTTAAAAAGAATTTGTATGCGAACAATTCCAAAGTGCcacttaaacaaatttatttgttttggatgcATGATGCCTAATTGGGCTATTTATCTGGAGTGCTGTAAGAGGAAGGCAATACGATTCAAATTTTGCGATCACTCATTCGATAAAAACTaattgtgtgtgtatttataaaatatgtatatttctacttagtataaatatttttgaaaatcctaaTTCTAACAAAATCACAAGGAAACAGGGTTCAAGAacagcaattaattttatttaaaatctatGCAACAGAGCAACATGCGTTCTGCAACATGTTTATGAAGTACTTATTGCGCAACATGTATATAACACCATCAGCACAGCGGTGCAACTAAACATTCAATCTATACATGCTGCTGAGCAACCAAATTTACAACTATAAAGCCGATATTGGctttaaggtaaaaaaaaataatatttttaatgaaaataaatatataaaatatctcttttcacattaaattatattaataatttttactatgTATTGCAATTTAATGTACTGCATACACACTGCTGCATGATTCCAAAGTATTATAAACACCCTGTTCCAAAAACCTTGGCAACCATAATAGCAACAAAGAACATAAGCCTACTGTCAGCTGCTCAGCTGTcattttcagttaaaattttgttgtgtCTGGTTTCCTAGAACGGAAAGTTGCaaaatattaagttatttttatacttttataaaaaagttaacaaacaaaataaaccgCAACTAAAATTAGCGTAAACAGCAGCAATGGCAGATCTTAAGAATGACGTTGATAGCGATTTGGATCAGAACTACTCCTTGAGCAGTAATGCGGATCCGAAAAATATGCAGGAATTGACAATATATGTGAGTAATtggtataatttattaataatagtgTTGAATCATATACTTTCAACACATATGCTATTATTTGGTGATATGTAAGATAAAAGTTATCTGTTACCGTGTTTGAAGCGCGTATTATATTTTGCATGAATGCTTTGTATAGGATAACCGCCACTCCCATTTTTTGCTAATGTACACAAATCTCTTAGCAACAACGCCAACGTTGCTGCAACTAggaaaatttgtacatatatatatatatatttgaataatacATCTGAGCatatgaaatacaatttttgaaatattactaTATCACGCATTACTTTAACAATTTCTTATCCTAAATTTctattttaggtacaaaacctGCTACAAAATGTACAAGACAAATTCCAAACAATGTCGGATCAAATAATCACACGCATCGATGATATGGGCAATAGAATAGATGATTTGGAGAAAAGCATTGCGGATTTGATGAATCAAGCCGGCGTTGAAGGCCCAGAAaagtaaaacaaacaaattttggtGCGGCATGTTAGCATAGATACACATATGTCCATGAAACGTACATTTAAACATTGCTCATTAATTGACAATTAGTCACTggaacacaaatatttatatgtattccAAACAAAACCATGTattaatgcacatacatacatatacaccgGCATAGAAGTCGATCTCCACAAATACGCACGAAAAGCAACATTCAATGCTGATAAGAATTGGCTGAAACAAAACTCAAAACGTTTAATTAAGTtcattatcttaaataagtaaatgaaaaaataataataatataaaggtaagattttaaaacttttgttacaaatcaaatgaaaacaattatTGAGCACGTTAACAACAGAAATGTGCTGTAACAATTTAGAATTTAGTTGATTGTCattgtatatttgaaattagtTTACTTTGCttagtttaaattttcattGGTCTTTGGAAAACTTGGAATAATAAAAGCATTAATTTTAAACCTAACAAACACCGTGGAGTGCCTCACTATATATGAAGATATATAGTCAAAACTGCAGCATTAAGAACAAGAACTTAGTCAAAGGTAACATTTTAAAAACGTTATTATGCGGAAGTGTTTATTAAGGATAAGCATACATAAAATATGTTGGTATAAACATGTCTTGTTTGTATAATCAATATGAATTGGTTGTGTTACATTAATTATTAATAggtttttgtatattcatttcTTCGATTCAACAATTGTCACTAAGCGACTACTTGGACCTTCCAGTGTCATTGTCACGTTACTAGGGTTACCTTTTAGCTGATGTTCCTTAACGCCAAAATGTGGTGCTGATGCACGTTTTTGCAATGTTGGTATGCCAACGCCACTTTTAGCAGCGAAAGGCTTGTGTAGACTTTGTGACTTGCCGACCTGATCGAaaggtaaaattaattattttatgtttgtactaaaaattttatcCTTTTGTGTTAAAATAAGTTAAACTGTTTTACTTTGAACTTTTTGTACACGCATGCATATTGTACTAGAAACAACCGATTGAAAATTTTGTcaattaaaaatctaaattatGTACTCAATTCCAATACAGCTCAAAACTAATTGGATTTTCCATGCAATTGTCGTTGCGTTCTTACGTGCGCTGAGGAGATAGCGCGAAATGGCTGTTTTGTTTGTTCCTTGGTTTTTTTCTCATCCATTTTATTTGCAAGCGTTGTTGGTTTCGCAGCCGAAATACTCTCTGTGGGCTCATCATCATCGGAAGCAGTGCCCGAGTGCTCCTCCTCGTCATTTGTATTATCACCCAATGCCTCTAAATCTTCCTacagcaaaaatataatatacatagtacaaattattacatttactaaaattaactaatatacctcatcatcatcatcttcatcttcatagTCTTCCTCATCGTCATCTCTCGTGTTGTCGCGCTCATCATCAGTTTTGCTCGTTAAACTTTTATTGCTacgcgaaatttttttagtatgtttcAAGGGACTCAAAAGTGTATCGTGATCTAAGCTATCCATCGATTGGGACCGCATACCCTTCTTTAGCGCCTGCTTTCGTCCAGTAGGTTCGCCATtagttttcataaatttttgaaattcgttAAAATCACCCTTTTCATCAATATTCGAGACATCATAATAACTGGCCGAAAGAACTTCCAAAGTCTTTGTATGGTACTTGAGACTAATCAGTATAAAATCGGTTAGTAAAGACCGTATCTCTGACAGTTTTCGCTTTTCAAAGGTATTGATGATCTCATCTATTTCTTTGTTGGAGCGGTTCACTTCCAATTTGGCTTTCAGCAATTCTGAATCAGCAGCCGTCTAGTAAGGTGAATATTACAACAATAcagcaatatatacatatatatatatgtatattatatgattaatataacatatttttttggtactaACATTATTTGCTGTAAATTTCGATTTGATTTCAATTAATTGCTGTTGCTTCAAAACCTCCTTGTCACGTGCAATTGTTGCTGCGCGCAAATTATCGCGTGTGGttttacaaagattttcgaattgaCTCAACTCATTGACTATCTGCAAGTATTTCAAGTTCGCATTCATTTGAAAGtgataatatttgaaataaatttaatttttcacgaTTTTCACCTTCATTTCCAAACGATGCACCAGCAAATCCATATAATCCGCTTGTACAGTTAAAGAAGTGGTAATGGAGTTCAGGCCATCACTCATGCTATAATTGATCTTCTCCTCTTCTGCAAAATTCTGCACTTTGTGCCCCAAATCGTCGAAGGCATTGCGGCACCTAAAAAAACATGTCAATgtgtatagatgtatgtatgtatatttgatctTGTATGCACAAGTCTATTTTGAATAGAAATTTAAATAGGCGTCCAATGCGTTAATTACTTTGCTATTTTTCTGGTGCAAGCTGCAAAGGAAGCACACATTTCCAATAAATGTTTCTCCGTCAAATTGATGCGCTCATTCATTATTTTGATGCGATCATCTTTCGTGCTGAGAAAATGCAGTTTTCCACGTCGAAACATTGTGCTTTATTTGGTGTAATTAATgctcaatatatttttctaatagcTCGAAAGTTTCTTGTTTACTTTTGATTTGTTTTGTGTTGTCATTTTTGAAATCAACTTGAAACCATAGCAACAACGGCGTTGATAAAAACCAGAAGAAAACGTACAGCGCCATCTGtgtcataaaataaatacactgagaaaaatatttaaacttttttttaccgTGTAATGATGGCGTTGAATGAGCTGAAAATGGAAATCTTGCTCATAATTTCAATCAAACATGTATGCACATTACTTAAGcataacttttaaatattacaaataaaagtcgtaaaatcaaaaataaaaatgcgtttttatttcaaacaagcTGCAAAAGAATCGTCATTAAATTCCCTTTAATTTGATACCAAAATCGTGCAAATCGGTTGAACGGTGCAGAAGTTGCGCTAAattaacgaaaacaaaaaaaatagcatgcgatattttttatttctcccCTGCGACATTTTTCTCGCAAGGAAAAATTGTGCCAGACGCTTTTAGCGAAATCCCACATATGCACCAGGCACCCAGCATGGGCAGCAGCACGATATCGGAAGTTAAAAGTGCAGGATCGAAGGGCCGAAAAATG
Proteins encoded in this region:
- the LOC120769146 gene encoding protein FAM92A isoform X1 — protein: MFRRGKLHFLSTKDDRIKIMNERINLTEKHLLEMCASFAACTRKIAKCRNAFDDLGHKVQNFAEEEKINYSMSDGLNSITTSLTVQADYMDLLVHRLEMKIVNELSQFENLCKTTRDNLRAATIARDKEVLKQQQLIEIKSKFTANNTAADSELLKAKLEVNRSNKEIDEIINTFEKRKLSEIRSLLTDFILISLKYHTKTLEVLSASYYDVSNIDEKGDFNEFQKFMKTNGEPTGRKQALKKGMRSQSMDSLDHDTLLSPLKHTKKISRSNKSLTSKTDDERDNTRDDDEEDYEDEDDDDEEDLEALGDNTNDEEEHSGTASDDDEPTESISAAKPTTLANKMDEKKTKEQTKQPFRAISSAHVGKSQSLHKPFAAKSGVGIPTLQKRASAPHFGVKEHQLKGNPSNVTMTLEGPSSRLVTIVESKK
- the LOC120769146 gene encoding protein FAM92A isoform X2, yielding MFRRGKLHFLSTKDDRIKIMNERINLTEKHLLEMCASFAACTRKIAKCRNAFDDLGHKVQNFAEEEKINYSMSDGLNSITTSLTVQADYMDLLVHRLEMKIVNELSQFENLCKTTRDNLRAATIARDKEVLKQQQLIEIKSKFTANNTAADSELLKAKLEVNRSNKEIDEIINTFEKRKLSEIRSLLTDFILISLKYHTKTLEVLSASYYDVSNIDEKGDFNEFQKFMKTNGEPTGRKQALKKGMRSQSMDSLDHDTLLSPLKHTKKISRSNKSLTSKTDDERDNTRDDDEEDYEDEDDDDEEDLEALGDNTNDEEEHSGTASDDDEPTESISAAKPTTLANKMDEKKTKEQTKQPFRAISSAHVRTQRQLHGKSN
- the LOC120769147 gene encoding heat shock factor-binding protein 1, which gives rise to MADLKNDVDSDLDQNYSLSSNADPKNMQELTIYVQNLLQNVQDKFQTMSDQIITRIDDMGNRIDDLEKSIADLMNQAGVEGPEK